In Danaus plexippus chromosome 3 unlocalized genomic scaffold, MEX_DaPlex mxdp_34, whole genome shotgun sequence, the DNA window ggatatttttataagatttataaggatcatataataatttttaataatattattgcgtATGTATAATTCTCACCAAAAATCACCAAAGAATCGGCTGCAGACCAGTCTCAAGAGCGGTCTCACGTTGAGTTTAGCTTCCTGCTTGGTAAGCTTGATGCCCAGCTCGGCCAGTACTGTGAGCAGGGTGTCGTCTACATCACCCACCACCTACCAGACAAACATTCACAgcaaagttattaaaacttgcattttatataacattcatCAAACAAATACCGAATCCATCTATATGGTGTATATgagtgacatattttttttgagtttgtgtgtgtgtgttgagTTTGAGTGagcaaaagattaaaaatatgaaaaataaacacttcaaagaatacttttacaaatatactGTTTTACATGCCACATCCAATTGTTAGTTCGAACGGGTTGAAAGAAAACATTCTCCATAAATGCACAAAacgaaaaaacaatttaaataaaatctctaaTACACCTGAGCGAATATCTTATACAGCGGTTCCAGTATGAACTCCACGAAGCTCCTCTGAGCTGAGGCGTGCGGCTGTTTCTTAGTGAAGCGCCGCGTCTTATTATTGAAGTACATGTCGCCCCACAGCCAGCGAGACATGTCGCCGGCCCGCAAGCCGTCGTGAGACCGCGCGTACATAGCAGCGAACGACTCCAATGTGAAACACACGTCGTACAGCGACGACGCGAAGCAAACGTTGCCTGGAACATGAGAAGAAATGTTCTATACAACACTTGACAGAGGTTACGGAGGAGTGAAACAATAACATCACCCGAGGGATGCAACCCATACGATTAGAAGTatgtaataaatctttaagCCTTCAAATGACATATCTGTAGCGTTAACacttaaatatgttaagataAACACCTAGTAAGGGTGAAAACACAATGGGCGGCTCATCAGCGTTGTCCTGAGGCTGGTTGGTCTCAAGCATCGTGTTCAGTTCGTCTATGATGTGCCTCAGCTTGTAGTACGCGTCCGCGGGAGGCAGCTTCAACTCCAGTATCAGGCGGTCTATCTTGTTAATGCACAGCGTCAGCGGCACTCGTTCTTGGACGGCGTGCCGTAACAACCGCTCGGTATTCAACATTATACCCTCTGCCGCGTCCACAAATAACACCGCACCTGTTATTGGAAATTTTCACGTCTTAATGTcatcattaaaaacattataattataacatattattgttattagtaCATAGTATTTGACTAcactaatatttcataaaaaaaaataccatcaGATATCCTCAATGCAGCGGTGACTTCATCGCTGAAGTTCACATGTCCCGGAGTATCCATAATGTTAAGTAAATGTGATTTTCCCTTGATATCCTTGAGGAGTAGTGTGACAGGCATTGATTTGATGGAAACTCCCCTCTCCTGTTCAACAAACAGCGTGTCCGTATACCTCATGGGGATTGTTGTCTCATTGTTGATGGTACCGGGATGTGTTTGACGGATAAGGCAATCCACAAAAGATGTTttacctaaaaaaataatgtaattatgaaatatttgacTAGGCATCTGTCTATAAAAAGCTTAGAGCTTTGAATTTCTATATACAAATCCTTATATTGAACACACCATTGTGTAAATGTCCCATCAAAGTAACATTTCTCATGAGGTTGGTGTTGTCTAGCATGTCCGCTAAATACTCCATGTCATAAGTGGTCTCCGGCAAATGTTGCTCTTGAACTTGAAACTTCTTGTGTTTAACCGGCTCTACAAGTGGTTTGTCCAGGGCCTGTGTATCCTCTTCTTGTACCACCGTCTCCACATCTGGACCATAAACTTCAACGGCTTGTGgataatatctaaaattaacaacagaattaaattttattatctatgggATAAAACAACTATAGGAAAAGTGTATTTTTGTACATGTTATTCTGCtgtatattctatattacaataatggTTTACATGTGTATGTCGTTTATTAATGCAAAGTTAATTTTGAGACATCAATCCATCCtccaatattttatcatttatgttACTAAAAATACTTGGCAAACATTTACACTCTAAGATAGCATCtttggatttaaaataaataggtttATTGTTCGATAACAGTATAATATGCATGTTTGaaaaatggaaataataaCTGCTATTTATACACCATTTCAAAGTCAATTAGATTATGTGTAATGCTTGATATGGCATATAATGACTAGGTCAATGGGACTCACCaattttacttactttttaGAGGCAGACAattaataaaagcttttaCTATCCAGAACCCAAACACTGTTCTAAACTTTAACGTTTTGAAGATTcagatagataaaaataaatttaatatatcgtatatttacataacgtgtcagaaaataaaacaaacctcTTGTCCTCATGCAATACAACCGACATCGGAGCTACTTCGGGCTCAGCGTCAGCGTCCTCGTCTTCCTCCATAGCATCTTCATCACCATCGCGGTTATCCTGGCCATACACACTCTGTTCATCATCAGAGTCGGATTCTAAATCGGGGCCGATGTAGTTACCGAATTCGTCATAAAGATCCCCGTCCATTTTAATTACCAaggtatataaagtaaaaacaaatgttctCTGTTACCAAAACAAATGCCGCTTCCACTTACGGCGTTTGACAGATAACctcattttttaaatgctaGATATTAAAAACGTCTGCGTTCAAAGTAGAATGATTAGCAAAtaggttttttataattatatggaaatgtagttctttttaattatatttaaagatatgaaACTTTCagaaattttgaaatacatatatttatataatttgtttataaacagaGCCCAGAAATTATAGCACATAATATGATGAATGTGTCTATTCTATGTTTCATCTGTTTCATGAACTTGACTTGTTGTTATCTGTCAGCAAAGtcttttcaaatacaaaaatggcTGCTGTGcaacaaaatttatctaaaatgaTTTCTGCACAGTTGCGAAATAAAGCAAATGAGTTTCTTAACTCTAGAAAAAATGCCAATAATCTAGCCGACATTCTTCAAATGTTTGAGGTAAGGGAAATCAAGAACTTTAGTGTAACGGGCGTTTATATGAACTACGTCTTAGGTTACGTCTCTAAATATTCTTCATCATATTACAGGCTGAAACGGAAAATTACACCCCGTTGCTTTTAACAATTGAAGTGATCTTTACGGAGCTATTAAAACGAGGTGATTTAGTACAACATATTGAACCCTTAAAACCAATAGGTGAGTTGAGCGGTAAAACAttctacaaaattaattattgatttggTGGAGTAAGTACATATTAACGTAGTTAATGAAAGCAGTGTTCCAGTTATGAAGTGTCCTTTGACAATCTGTGTATCTACTCGTATAATCTGAACAAGTACTAATCGGCAATCGCTTAAAACTGCATTATTTATACTAGAGAAAAAGAGCATGTTTCACACAACTTGTACTcactgatttaattatttctcagACCGTAGTCCTGAGGCAGAATATACAAGATGGCTCAACGAGTGTTATGAGACCGCTCTCTCCCGTGTATTGGAATGTATTCGACGCGGACGCACCAGCTCTCGCCTTCAGGCCCTAGTCACATCTTGCAAATTGATGCAAGCTGAGGGAAAATATCCTTTAGAACACACCAGTGGTTACTTCTTCCCCTCTGTTAGATTGAAGGTATGTGGCTATAGTAAgttgtattagaaatattagaaataaatttataaggatGTGTCGGTTTTAAATTGACGTCTCAAAATTGtgaaaaccaaataaaaaatgatactATTTCCCAAATCAGTGCTCTTGCGACCTGCATTAATGTAAGAAataggaaattaatttaattgaattttgttatgatttttCTGATACCACAGGCAGAAACtaatcattgaaaatatttatcaaaactagtatattaatttttttatcatgtgACAAACTTTGTATAGAAGTGTGTAAAAAACATGACATGTCAGTCAGCTGATGATATTGGCATTATAGTTAATGTACTTGTAATAAATAGGTTGTGtgtgaataattaatatctgtattggttgtatgtatgtgttggaatatagattatatatatatgctatgGCAACAATTGTTTAGGAAATAATCTGATAAAGTTTTTTGTGttcacatatttaaaaacctaGAAGTGATTGGttgtttatcatataatagctttatgaaaaaaattgcgAAATTTTCTaccttacattatttaaattgtcattaactgaatagtttttgttctgtgttcatataacattttttctataacaatattaactttaCACAACTATAAACACTGTTAATATTCTTGCCTTGGATGTTTcatgaatatatttctatagacaatcaataactattaattgttagatttaatatgttaCTGATATAGTCTTCAAAGTAAAAAtagtacttttatttaaaataagtgtaATATGTGTCTTAGACATGTATGAAACTAACTCTGACCTTCCACTGTCAATTCTTAATGGCTTAactgtaaaacatttttgaattaatgtgAAGTCAGATAACACCTCAGTCGCGGATGTGACCTACATTAACACCAAAAActagttataaatacatacaaaatttggtaaaattatCTCATaacatatgcatatattttttttgtatttattcaaaGTTGTTTTTTCTGTTCATATTGTTTAAGCAACGAAGTGTGCAATTGTGtatatgagaaataaacaCTGGCAGTATATGAAGgacaacagattataaaaatcttttaaattcatttctatgggaataaaaaagaattgttagggattttgcttaattttattaaaataaactttaacttAGATGGAAATAGACTAGGGAGCTTTCTTAGGATGGTATCCTTTGATCTTTTTGAACTAATTTAGTGTAAGCTCAAACCCAAATATGTTGTAGTGGTCAACatgtatacttatattatatattttttgcagaatatatttttggtactCCTGGATTCTGAAATTTCCATGTCAGCACCAATAGCTCGCTTCCAGGAGTTCACAGAGTACAGAGACGTGCAGCAACATGGCCTTAAAGTACTGTCGACACTGGCTTGTCATAAGTACGTTTCATTTTTGCATTATAGTCATTTGTTTTGCAGTTTAAGTAACTGTCAGTATGGCCTTGTACAAATCAACATAAATTACAGAATGATATAATGTCCAGTGCACACAACTCACTTGAAGACGACTGACAATGTTggttaataaatgttactttCGTTAACAGATCTCCATCTCAGACGTACATGCAAAATTATCTAGAGTTGTTCGACAAGTTGTTGGCATCGGAAATACCAGCAGAAGTGAGGAAGACAAAAGATAAGATCGGTGAAGAAGATTTCAAAGTACTGTGCGCTAATGAAGGTAGGATTTAAAGAGTGATGGTATTAtggtattgtaaatatttctatgcTGGTGCCGTTGGTATGGATATATCTCGCTTATAATGTCTCACAACACTCCTGGATCTCCAGGCAAGCCGTCTTTCCCATACAACACATCCGTGTGTCGTCGTTATGCCAACCGTTGCTGGGGTTTCTCCTGTCAGTGGCCCTTGTGTGAGTCCCCTCGGTCTCATCGCCGCGCCCTAGTGCTTCTCGTTGAGAAACTGATGCCGCTACTCAACAAACCTCACCTGGCCACCGACATGCTCTGTGACAGCCTGGACGCGGGTGAGTATTGGTACAACCGGTTCAGTAATCTAAATAGCGTCCTATTCGGATTGGAATAAATGAGacacaaatgtttattttaattaaagatcgCTTGGTGATGACCGCGGGACTTGTTGTTGGTATTAATAACGCCTGTCAATCTCCATGGGCAGTGAAGATATTctattttgtcattttttatgccatttctaatattttcataaataaattaagttacttaaaatacatctaagattttcggcTATATTAcgcgtttcggttactttgcagcaaccgtgatcacgggcagacgagatgtgaatgtctgtcagttggtcttgaTTGGTTTTGCcacgaggtcctgcggtgtggtcacggacatgggattttataatttcttcgaGGGGGTCCCCggtgttggatagattccaACCATCTTCTTTATTGATActgggattttttttaatttccataaCCTCGCGGATTAATCTCGGGATGTATGTACCTGTCTTCACGCACTTGTGTAGTCAAAGTCAGCACgatgtgaacacacaatgaaCAAATTAGGCCACTACATGTGACAAACCACAGTCCATCTCTCGCGAAGACGTGGagattgctgcaaagtaaccgtaatgtcgggattatgtagttaaaaaaaaaaaaacgcgtcGTACATCCGGAAatctcagttttatttaagtgacTTTTACTATAGCCTGTCAAGGAGTCTTTGTGCCTTTgatcaacattttaaatatcctcTAATCACATCATTATCGAgtgataactttaaaaaactataagttattcgaattaaaacaaacgtaTTAGTCTTGGGATAGAATTATTAAcgattacttaatttataatatacacataacaGATCTGAAAGTCGGAGCGCgtcactttttatttattttgtatttttgacacagtaataaataatgaccAGTTCTATTGACATCGTATTTgacatataatttctttaaaaactaaatacattattgtgaattataaatgtcattaaCGTTGTTCATACCGCGCCTCTGTTCATGACGAACCGACAGGTGTCAGACGCAAACTCGGCGGCTGGGTtatagtttgtaaataaagttattcaaCTAGGTACAAACTCGTTCTATACaagcgaaaaaaaaaaccagatATCCtcgtatataatattgtgtgtGTTGTGGACAGGTGGTCCTATCAGCATGTTGGCTCTGCAGGGCATGCTGGAGCTGGTCCGTCACCACAACATCGACTACCCGGACATGTACGACCGCCTGTACGCCATGTTCGAGCCGGAGATGTTCGCCACCAGATACAAGAAACGCCTCATCCACCTCGCTGATATATTCCTCAGTTCCACGTAATATCAAACTACCCAATACCAATGAATCCCTCATGTGTTTACTGATATACCTAAGAGACGTGCTCTTGACATGTTTAcgatatatttctaaataataaattagtttcgAGTCCCCGAGTCCGACCTAattcaaaagaattaaataaaatataatgctaCCTTACAATTGTGCGGGCTTTGTGAAGGGTAGTGATGGTCAGCGCTATGTTTATGTGACTGGCAGTCACCAGGCGACTGTCAAACATGATTCTTgtcaatacaaaaacattcaaTGAAGTTCGAAAGAAAGATACAGAGACGCCCTCAAGTTGTGAAGCTGCCAGGACCAGCAGGAGTtcagtatatatattgatgtatTTGAATTCCATCCTACAGCTCTTTATAATTTCCAGTCACCTGCCCGAGAGTCTGGTGGCAGCCTTCGCTAAGCGTCTGTCTCGCCTGGCGTTGGTGGCGTCTCCCGAAGACGCCATGGGACTGTTGCAACTGGTGGGGAACCTTCTACTGAGACATACTGCACTGAAACGAATGATTTGTTGCGAGGACACGCCCGCTGTCAGTAAGTTTCAATACAAGTGGAACAGATTTAGCTCTGtggtatatataaactaaaacacTCTGTACACTCGTCCTTACTTCCTGTTGTTTTGTAAGATCGTTGTAGAATTGATTGTGAATTCCTTTTCTCATAACTCAGTGTCTAACGACCCCTACGTGATGGAGGAGTCTTCCGCGTCGCGGTCCAGAGCCCTGGGTTCGTCTCTGTGGGAGGTGCGAGCCTTGACGCGGCACTGGCAGCCCACGCTGGCCACCGTCGCCAGACAGGTCACTGACCCTGACAGGCGAGCCCCCATCGACATCGATCATGCTGGAGAAGAGGTATACTGAGTATTCTCAGTGAAACTTCTATACAGAAAGTGGATACTTACTGCATTTAAAATtctggtttatttttaatgcaatatTGAAAGTCGATGACCcgtttataaagtttaaagctTCTAATATCTTTAGTACAAAGTTGCTgtatagcaaaaaaatttatttagtagcAATGACattcaaactaaatataactattggAATAACATAAAACAGTTAAATTTTGCTGTTCCTTATATACTGATTAGATAATGAAAGTCATAGAAGAGAACTTGCACAGAAGGCTCCAAATTGTAAGTGTAAAATGTCGTTCAACTTTCCAGATGTTCGATGCGGAACTAAAGAAGAGGTTCAAGACGATAGAAGTGAACTTCATACGTCCTCAGAGTATGTCGCTGCCGTCCGGGGAGAGACTCGCGCAGTACTGGGAGATAATGGCCTGAACGGAAGAGTAGACTAAGACGTCAGAACACTTGCACTTGACTAACAGCTGAAGGAAGAACTTGGATATCTCTTGAAATGTTCCACAGATAATGTTAGATGGATCTACTATGTGTCGGCATCATAATTGCTATGTGTTGGCATTATAATTACTCTATCTGCTATGTGTTGTGTGTCGGCATCCAGTATGAACATTTCCAGTTTATCATTAATCAACCTCCTTGGATCGTTATAAatgttcatttgtttttttttatttcaactggATAGTGCTCGACT includes these proteins:
- the LOC116765486 gene encoding nucleolar complex protein 4 homolog A; translated protein: MAAVQQNLSKMISAQLRNKANEFLNSRKNANNLADILQMFEAETENYTPLLLTIEVIFTELLKRGDLVQHIEPLKPIDRSPEAEYTRWLNECYETALSRVLECIRRGRTSSRLQALVTSCKLMQAEGKYPLEHTSGYFFPSVRLKNIFLVLLDSEISMSAPIARFQEFTEYRDVQQHGLKVLSTLACHKSPSQTYMQNYLELFDKLLASEIPAEVRKTKDKIGEEDFKVLCANEGKPSFPYNTSVCRRYANRCWGFSCQWPLCESPRSHRRALVLLVEKLMPLLNKPHLATDMLCDSLDAGGPISMLALQGMLELVRHHNIDYPDMYDRLYAMFEPEMFATRYKKRLIHLADIFLSSTHLPESLVAAFAKRLSRLALVASPEDAMGLLQLVGNLLLRHTALKRMICCEDTPAVMSNDPYVMEESSASRSRALGSSLWEVRALTRHWQPTLATVARQVTDPDRRAPIDIDHAGEEMFDAELKKRFKTIEVNFIRPQSMSLPSGERLAQYWEIMA